Below is a genomic region from Medicago truncatula cultivar Jemalong A17 chromosome 3, MtrunA17r5.0-ANR, whole genome shotgun sequence.
CCAACGCAGAGGAGACGAGCTGAAAAACCTTGAACCAGCCAGCCAAGGAATCCACGCGACCCACCTACCCAAAGAACGGAACTAGAACAAACCGCATCAACCAAAGAACCACAACACGCCGACGAATCACCAGATCAAACAGAAAGCTACAGCAATCAGGAAAGAAACCAGCAAAATGATGGCGAGAAGGTGCCGGAAGAGCAGAACGAAAGGTCGCCGGAAAGGAGGAAGAAACGGAGGTGCGGAGGACGATAGTCGCTCATCACACCTCCAATGGAAAATTTTACATCGCTAAATCTTGGATTTGGATCAGTAGGTAAAGTGTAAGGCAGCTAAGGCTTTGTGTTCGCTagcagagagagagaggtttCCAAGCTCCCGTCAGAATCAGTAAATTTAATTTCTTGAGAACTTTGTTATCACTACTAGGATATATGCAGGAAAGGAACACACGAGCTTAAGTAAGTAGGGGCttttgaatatatatgtttataagtTTTTGCCTCTAAAATGGTAAATGCATTGAGCAAGCTAATTTATGTGTTTATAAACCATACAGCCAATCCTCAAATTGTTGTAAAACATCGACATAAAATTAtcttcaaataataatcaacatgtAAAAATGAACAACAATTAAATATTACATTGCATTGATTCCTAAAGGTAATGAGCAGAAATCCATGAAGGACTGGAGGCTGATTGCCTTGTGCAATGTATTGTATAAATTAGTGGCAAAGGTACTTGCTCAtcgactaaaaaaaaattctgcatAAATGTATCTCTGAAAATCAGTCAGCCTTTGTTCAAGAGCGTTCTATGCTTGACAACGCCATGATTGCTATGGAAGTGGTACATCATATGAAAGTTAGCAAGAGAGTAAGAGATAAAAATGTTGCACTTAAATTATACATCAACAAGGCCTATGATAGAATTGACTGGCTTTATCTCAAGGAAGTGATGCTTCAAATGGGGTTTGATAGTCAATGGGTTCGATGGATTATGATGTGTGTTGAAACTCTTGACTATTCTGTCATTGTTAATAATGAGGTGGTGGGTCCGATTATACCATGCAGGGGCTTGAGACAAGGTGACCCGTTGTCGCCCTATTTATTTATCTTGTGTGCCGAAGGTTTGTCCGCTCTTATCCGTAAAGCTGAACGTTGCAGAGATCTCCATGGAATTTCTATATGTACTCATGCACCTATTATTTCTCACCTCTTGTTTGCAGATGACTGTTTTTTACATTAGCCTTCCAAAATCTGAAGTTTTCTTTAGCAGTGTTGTTCCAACGCCCTTGAAGAAAATCATTACAAACATATTAGGTGTAAGAGCGGTGATGGGAACAAGTAAATATATGGTATTTCCATCCATGGTGGGTAGAAGTAAAGAAGCAACCTTCAGATTTATCAAGGACCGTATTTAGCACAAAATCAATAGTTGGAGCCGCAAGTGTTTATTCAAAGCTAGCAGAGAGGTCATGATTAAGTCAGTACTACAACCTATCCCATCTTATATTATGAGTGTCCTTTTACTGCCAAATAAATTAGTTGATGCAattgaaaaaatgataaatgcCTTTTGGTGGGGTAATGATGGTAATATGCGCAGAGAGTTACATTGGATGTCTTGGGAAAGATTATTTGTTCATAAGAATTTTGGATGCATGGGGTTTAAGGATCTGACATCTTTTAATGTGGCTATGTTAGGAAAACAAGGTTGGAGGTTCCAAACTGATTCTTCTAGTCTTGTTTCTCCTTTATTTAAGGCTGGATATTTTCCTAATTCCGATTTCATTGGGTCTAATATTGGGCATAATTCAAGCTATGTTTGGAAGAGTGTTTTTAGTGCCAAAATTGTTGTAAAACAGGGTGCGCGTTGGTGGATAGGTTCTGCTGATAATATACCTTTTCTAGGCGCTCCTTGGCTAAAGGATGATATGTCTTTATCCACAACTAACCCAATTTTTGAGCCTTTGATGCAGGTGAAATTTTGCGATTTTATTGACCAAGAATCATAGATGTGGAAAGTGCCTctcattcataatttatttgatgCGCACACTGTGCGGTTAATTCTTAAACACACCGTTTTAGCCACCTGTAACAGAAGATAAAATGATTTCGAAAGGGGAAAAGAGTGGTAAGTATTCAGTTAAAAGTGCATATAGAATTTGTGTGATTGAAATTGCAGATAACTCTCACATGCATGTTCATGGTCGTTGGAATCTCATTTGGAAGTTAAAAGTGCCTCCTAAAATCAAGAATTTTCTTTGGCGTGTGCATCGTGGTTGTTTTTCAACACGCGCTCGTCCTAATGGTAGAGGAGTCTCTTGTCCACTTGATTGTGTTCAGTGTAATAACAACTATGAAGATAACATCTATATTCTCATTGAGTGCCCTAAAGTTGTTCGAGTATGGCGGAATGCGAATTTATGGGACACAATTGACAGGGTGATTCGTCAAGATTATAATATTCATGCTCTCATATTCACTCTTTTGCAGAATCTCTCTTCAGGGCAagatttgagagagaaaaatctTTTGCTTTTAGAATGTAATTACTATGTATTGATGTTGTAGAATGTCTTACGCATAAATTCAATCATATTCATATCATGTAGATATTTGTGCAgatcttttaagaaaaaatacatGATGAAATATAATTCGATGCGTGTGGAAAACAAATTACACTTTCAAGTGTCAATACATTGTTATTTATCTGATAAAAATCCTCAATTTCTTTCCTAACTTGGAACTTCATGGTTTGGCATGGTTGGTTGCAGGTGGTTGTGGTACTTGTGTAgttttaatatcaaaatatgaTCCACTGCTCAACAGAGTCGAAGATTTTACAGCAAGCTCTTGTCTCACACTACTTTGTAGCATAAATGGATGTTCAATAACGACAAGTGATGGCATTGGAAATAGCAAACAAGGATTCCATCCAAGTCATGAAAGATTTTCTGGATTCCATGCTTCTCAATGTGGCTTTTGTACTCCTGGAATGTGTGGCTTTCCCTCTTTGGTGCTCTTGTCAATGCCGAAAAGAACAATTCTCCAGAGCCACCAGCTGGTTTCTCAAAAATCTCTGTTTTCAAGGCTGAAAAATCTATTGCATGTAACCTTTGTCGATGCACTGGTTACCGATAGGTTGCTGATGCCTGCAAAAGTTTTGCAGAGGATGTTGACATGGAGGATCTCGGTTTGAACTCTTTctggagaaaaggaagaaagcAAGGACCCAATAATTGTGCAACTCATGCTTCTTTGTGGCGGCAACGGTTACCTCTATTGGTTTTGTTTGCTGAGTTTAGCTGATCAAGTTTCTTTCAATTTAAGCATAAGAATGTGTTTTGCAAACATAAGAACATGTGATACAGCTGCACTGGAAGAATGAGTATAACCTTCTGATGGGAAGTTTCATGGTTATTTGACCTACTCATGTAAACCATTCAAATTCCATTTGCAGACAAGTCAAAGTGTAAGGTTGAAAACCATAGCTAGTATAAAAACTACCAAAACATCAAACCTGAAAATCAATGCTAAAGAAAGGGGAAGAAAGCAGAAGGTGGGAAGTGATATAGAAAGTATAAGGCAGGGGAAATGATAAGTGATGTGATACCTATAAGAAGTCATTGTTCAGGAGGGTAGCAAATTACAACAATCAGGAACTTGTCAATAAAATTGATCCAGACAGAAGCATgagttatttttcaaaaataacaaagggTCTTGATAACCAGTGCCctcagggcaatggttaaggattctacaaatagaaattttatcttggaattataagatgttacttttgatcGTAATGATTACAtaactttttcataaaattttgcgtgttttggatgcttaaccaatgcccttggggcactggttagcattctccaataacaaaatatcaaaatcggtaaacttttttttttttcatttgaaatacAGAATTGCATGCTAAAAAGCAAATACCAGAGGGACCTCAACAAGTGGGAAATTCTCAATGAAGAGAAGAGTTTTTGGGAAGAGCTTCAAGTTAACATGCAATTGTTGTAGCAGGTTTTCATCACCCTTTATCTCTAAATCTCTCATAATGTTTAGCCTGTAGTTTTTCTTGGCGGGATGGCCTTCTTTCGACTCTAACTACTGAACTATTCTCCATTTATTTAAACTACTTTAGCTCTACAGAACTTCTCCACACATGCTCAAATCACCTAAAACAATAGTCTACCATGTTTTCTATACGGGGCTACCACAATTTCCTCTTTTCTGCAGTGCCAATTATACTTTTTAATTCTTTACCAACATTCAATCATATATGAAACTGCAGCTCTGATAACAGgggaataaaattttctttaagCTTGACTGCTACTGAACTTCTTTAACTAAATATCTACATATATGGCAAGGATGACCCCAAACCACATCAAGGCTTTagcaaaaatataacaaataagttatttattaGATTGCAACCACTCTGGCATATAAACCATCTTTCTCAAAAACTAATGAGGCGTCAAAGCAGATGATCACAACTACTACTGAGACATGCATACATACAAGGAGGCGGAGTGTTTAATTGGCCAACTCCATCTTCAATTGAACAAGCAAATGCAACATCAATTTCTGCTATAAGTAAAGCAGGAAGGTAAAACAGTTTGTCCCACCCAACTATCAGAGTACCATTTCACTCTGAATGAGATACATCACTAGTTTAAAACCACCAAAAGAATCCATGCCATGTCATAACTCTGAAATTGATACATGATCAAGTTAAACTAAACTACTCAtcaatcacaattcacaacaacacaacacaatgaGTAATTTGTTTTCCATAACTACAAGTAAGTTATTCCCTCACCTGAAATTCAAACTCGAACCCTCAAAAGCTGCATCTTATTAGCAAAAGCAATAGCAATCCAATCAGGCTGAGCAGCACACCACTGAAGTTGATTAATTTCACAACCCGCAGAATTCATAGTCATTGGATCAATCCCATTCGGACCAGCCACAGCCGGCAACTCCCAAATAAGAGCATGCGCATCATCCCCACCCGAACAAATATGCTTCAAACATCTTGGAGCCCAAACAATCACATTGACATCAGCGTGATGTCTCTCCAATTCCACCACAGGCGTAGTTTTAGATCTCATTCCGTTGATGTGATTTCGTGTTCTCTCAACTTCATGATCGATTTCTCAACGATTTGTTTCTTCGGAATGTCTAGATCAGATCGGCTAAGCACCACGTCATTGTAATGAGAATCTTGTCATCTACTATTGATTAATccattgttcaaaaaaaaaatactattgattaatccaaattgaaaatttcaagATCGTTGAGCATTTAGGTTCTGCTCAAGAGATTTATGCGGTCGGTCTTGGTGCCATTTTCACAATCTCCTTCCTCGTATGTGGTCAACAATGGTTATGTTGTTGTGCGGTAAGGTTTGGCGCAACAAATTTTGTAGAGATTCATATATTGTTGAAGGTTATGCTGTTTATTTTGAAAGTTTGATGGTCGGTTTCAACTCTTGAGGTTTTGCTTGAGTTTTAGATTGAAATTATGTTTGAAAGAAATGGTTTGCCAATAGTATAATTTATTGGTTTAGGGGTGCtgtataattttgattactGGTTTAGACAATAATACAAGTACTCTACACTATACCAGAACCTCAGCAAAAACAGTTACATTTTCCTGAACATTACTTATCAGTAAATAGGTAAACTTTTAACCATTCTTGACGTGGAGGAAACAAAGATTAGTAGTCATTCTTTAAAAATGCAAGCATCCTTCGAAATACATTTCTATGAAGGGAATGTTATCCTTTAGTAGTACAAAGGGAGGTGGTTCAAGCAAAGTATTTAAGAACTTTCTGACCAATACCAGGATGTCTCCAGAAAAGGAACGAATGAGCAAGTAGGTAAGGCATTTATGAATGAGCGTTGCTAAATAGCCCGACAGATTCAAGCACGAAATTGCACGACATGTTCAGTCATAGGCTATATACTTTATCAATGACTTCCTTATAGCTTAtgttatgcatatatatatgcttttgagttattttgtatgtagtatatattaaaaaaaatactgcCACCAAAGAAATACATGGATAATCCACCCATTCTAGTTATAAAACACATGCAGAAGTGATTTGGATAAAGACCACCGCATAAGAAAGTATTTTGTTGTGATTTCTCACAAGTAAAATTTAGGAAATgcaatatttatcattttggaTCAAATCAAAGTTAAGAGAAAAAGCTAAATGACGACTATAGAACCATtcacttgtcaaaaaaaactatagaACCATTCGTGCATATTCCACGACAAATATTGTCGTGCTTTTGATCATTTTCCTTTATGAATATGTTTATATTGCTTCTAAAATGCTAACAGAGAATAAAGGCCAACTTATACGTGTATAAACCATATATCAAATCCTAGAATTGATCCACAAAATTTTAACTGAATTCAAGCAATGAGCTTCGCAAAAATTTAACTCAAACATCAATATAGTAGACCAATTCAAAAGGGGTGGTAAAGTGTAGGTATATAGCTACTTAAAGCGCCAAGAATTGAGTATATCCTTCTGATGGAAAGTTTCATGGTTATGTGACTTATTCATGTAAATTATTCAACTCATGGACAAGTCAACTGTGAATGTTGAAAACCATAGCTAGTATAAAGACTACCAGAACATCAAACCAGAAAATCAATGTTGAAGACGGGTAGTGATATAGAAAAGGAAATATTGTTATAAATGATAAGTGATACCTAAAGAAGCAATTGTTCATGAGGGTAACAAATTACAATAATCTGGACCATGTCAATAAAATTGATCCAGACAGAAGCAtaagtttctttttaaaaataacaaaatatcaaaaccacaaaacttttttttttttcattcgaAATACAGAACAGCACGCTGAAAAGCAAATACCAAATGGACCTCAACAAGTACACAACTGTAGTAGTCTAGGAATGTCATGTTTTTATACTTCAGAACTAAGATTAATACTAAGGATGAAGGACTATGCTTCTTTGAGTAAatacagcaacaacaacaaacaagcTTTGAGTAAAAAGGCATGTCATGTAACCTTTATCTCTAAATCTCTCATAATGTTTAGCCAGTAGTTTTCCTTAGCAGAGTGACCTTCTTTCAACTCTAACTACTGAAATATTCTCCATCTATTTAACCATCTTTAGCTCTACAGTAATTCTCCACAGTACTAAAATCACCTAAAACAATACTTTACCATGTTTCCCATACTAGGGGCTACCACAATTTCCGCTTATTTTCAATCTTGTATTCTATAACCACTCACGCACTGTTCTCATTTCTGCAGTATcaattatactttttaaatCTTTACCAACATTCAATCATATACGAAACTCCAGCTCTAATAACAAGGGGTTAAGTTTTCTTTAAGCTTAACTGCTACTGAACTTCTTTGACTAAATATCTACATAAGTGCCAAAGATAACCCCAAACCACATCAAGGCTTTAGCAACATTTAACAAATAAGCATTCTTTAGATTGCAACCACTTGGGCATATAAACCATCTTTCTCAAAAACTAATGAGGTGTCAAAGTGCATGATCAAAACTACTACTGAGACATGCATACAAGGAGGCAGGTTGTTCAATAacacaagaaaaagaataaactTTGACATTTAACAAGGATGATCTATCTAGATGTCAGTGTTGTCAATCGCGGATTGCGGAAAACAGCATTTCGTTGAAATTCTGCTATGCTATCGCGCCGCCACAATAGCAGCTATTTGATAACTAAATAGTGGATCGCAAAACAATAGCAATTTGTTTAAATTCCGCTGTCCGCTATTTGACATTACTGCTAGATATGCAGTAACTAAACTATTCAATTGGCCAGTTCCATCTTCAATTGAACAAGCAAATGTAACCTCAATTTATGCTATAAGTAAAACATGAAACTAAAATAGTTCGCCCTACCCAACAATTACAGTAACCAACCCACTCTCACATATGAGATACAGCAATACTTTAAGACCACCAAAAGAATCCATGTCATGGCATACTTCTATAATTTAATAGATGATCAAGTTAAACTAAACTACTCATCAGTCACaacttacaacaacaacaacaacacaatgaGTAATTGGTTTTCCAGAACTACAAGTAAATTATTCCCTCACCTGAAATTCAAACTCAAACCCTCAAAAGCTGCATTTTATTAGCAAAAGCAATAGCAATCCAATCAGGCTGAGCAGCAGACCACTGAAGCTGATTAATTTCACAACCAGCAGAATACGTAGTCATCGGATCAATCCCATTCGGACCAGCTACAGCCGGCAACTCCCAAATAAGAGCCTGTGCATCATCCCCACCGGAACAAATATGCTTTGAACTTCTTGGAGCCCAAGCAATAGCATTAACACCAGCGCGATGTCTCTCCAATTCCGCGACCGGTGTAGTTGGTGATCTAATatccaaaatcacaactttattACTATCCATCAAAATCGTGGCCATATACCTCAAATCCTTCTTGTTCCAAGCTAAACGAAGCAAAGGGGTATCAGGTTGCGGACTTTCATAGATAATTGTTGAATGCTCTTTATCCCTTAAATCAAAAATCCTAACAGACCCATCAGCAGAAACCGAAGCAAAAACCCTTGATTCCCCCCAAGCAATATCATAAACCTCTTTATCATGCGCAATTAACTGCGTTTCAACAACGCCTCTTTCAATGTCCCAGATAGTACAAGTAGTGTCAATACTTGAAGTTCCAATTCGTTTGGGCTCAATTTCATTCCAATCAAATGATGTTAAAGGAGCACAAAACTCACTGGTTTTGCTATTGTTGAAAAGAGAAAGAGCTTCAACGGAATTTTCACGAACTTCCCAGAGACGGAGATAGTCACCGGAGGTAGCAAGGAGGTCGGAGGAGGTTTTCTGGAGAGAAGAATGTGTGGCGGGATGGAACATGAGTTTGGTTGGTGGGTAAGGG
It encodes:
- the LOC112420393 gene encoding uncharacterized protein; this translates as MISKGEKSGKYSVKSAYRICVIEIADNSHMHVHGRWNLIWKLKVPPKIKNFLWRVHRGCFSTRARPNGRGVSCPLDCVQCNNNYEDNIYILIECPKVVRVWRNANLWDTIDRVIRQDYNIHALIFTLLQNLSSGQDLREKNLLLLECGCGTCVVLISKYDPLLNRVEDFTASSCLTLLCSINGCSITTSDGIGNSKQGFHPSHERFSGFHASQCGFCTPGMCGFPSLVLLSMPKRTILQSHQLVSQKSLFSRLKNLLHVTFVDALVTDRLLMPAKVLQRMLTWRISV
- the LOC11440452 gene encoding protein TRANSPARENT TESTA GLABRA 1, translated to MDNSTQESHLRSDNNSVTYDSPYPLYAMSISPNTNSPQQRIAVGSFIEEYTNRIDILNFNPDTLSLKPQPSLSFDHPYPPTKLMFHPATHSSLQKTSSDLLATSGDYLRLWEVRENSVEALSLFNNSKTSEFCAPLTSFDWNEIEPKRIGTSSIDTTCTIWDIERGVVETQLIAHDKEVYDIAWGESRVFASVSADGSVRIFDLRDKEHSTIIYESPQPDTPLLRLAWNKKDLRYMATILMDSNKVVILDIRSPTTPVAELERHRAGVNAIAWAPRSSKHICSGGDDAQALIWELPAVAGPNGIDPMTTYSAGCEINQLQWSAAQPDWIAIAFANKMQLLRV